The Alosa sapidissima isolate fAloSap1 chromosome 8, fAloSap1.pri, whole genome shotgun sequence genome contains a region encoding:
- the LOC121714900 gene encoding uncharacterized protein LOC121714900 translates to MDNEEMAAQLRTLTELVQQLQADNTKLREEVAQRSVPPTPDSLPGQSPRPGPVNEAVRPAPTGVVERYVYIPRERKCPRFSGRLSHDSLTVEDWVEEARRHLSSRHMPLSEQVLTIFDLLDGEARTEVKFRPASDRDDPDKIFGILTSIYGCSHSYISLQKQFFQRRQLAGESLREYSHALMHMMEAVKRRDPVCFANPDVVLRDQFIEHVGDSMLKRELRRQVRLHPTITFYDVRSEAIRWVEEGEHSSDPRPRAHSCSTNVVQEHDVDSNAVSVKPTNELTELKESLRKQQSQLDTILRRLDSPLLPDQSIRRPLVRSSRYRFQADGKPICLRCNQPGHIARFCQPPNAAPRAEIESHSLPRQQPEN, encoded by the coding sequence ATGGACAATGAGGAGATGGCAGCTCAACTTAGAACCCTGACTGAGCTTGTGCAGCAATTGCAGGCAGACAACACAAAACTTAGGGAAGAGGTCGCCCAAAGGTCAGTTCCGCCAACACCCGATAGTTTGCCAGGTCAGTCCCCTAGGCCTGGTCCTGTAAATGAGGCCGTTAGACCAGCCCCAACTGGAGTAGTAGAACGCTATGTGTATATCCCTCGTGAGCGTAAGTGCCCACGGTTCTCTGGGAGACTGTCTCATGATTCTTTAACGGTGGAGGATTGGGTGGAGGAGGCCCGCCGCCACTTATCTTCACGGCATATGCCACTTTCCGAACAGGTTTTGACTATTTTTGATTTGTTAGATGGTGAGGCCAGGACCGAGGTTAAGTTTCGCCCTGCTTCCGATAGAGATGACCCCGATAAGATCTTTGGTATACTTACCAGTATTTATGGTTGCTCCCACTCCTATATTAGTCTACAGAAGCAGTTTTTCCAGCGACGGCAACTTGCAGGGGAGTCTTTGAGGGAATACTCCCATGCTCTTATGCACATGATGGAAGCTGTAAAGAGGAGGGATCCGGTCTGTTTTGCGAATCCTGATGTGGTATTGCGTGATCAGTTCATAGAGCATGTAGGGGACAGTATGTTGAAACGGGAGCTGCGACGTCAAGTACGGCTCCACCCAACTATCACTTTCTATGATGTCCGTAGTGAAGCTATTCGTTGGGTAGAGGAGGGTGAGCACTCTAGTGACCCTAGGCCCCGTGCACATTCCTGTAGTACCAATGTAGTCCAAGAGCATGATGTTGACTCCAACGCAGTGTCCGTTAAGCCTACCAATGAGTTGACTGAGCTAAAAGAGAGTCTCCGTAAGCAACAGTCCCAATTAGACACCATTTTGCGCCGTCTCGATTCCCCTTTGCTACCTGACCAGTCCATCCGTAGGCCACTTGTGCGTAGCTCTCGTTATCGTTTCCAAGCTGATGGCAAGCCCATATGTTTGCGATGTAACCAACCTGGCCATATTGCACGTTTTTGTCAACCTCCAAATGCTGCTCCTAGAGCAGAGATAGagtcccactctctccctcggcAGCAGCCGGAAAACTAG